The following proteins are co-located in the Methanobacterium formicicum DSM 3637 genome:
- a CDS encoding PHP domain-containing protein has product MIIDPHIHSTYSGDSTATVKDIVKHSRKIGLDAIAIADHNTLKGSEVALKEFGKMDDLVIIPAMEVSTSKGHIVALGISEEIPKGISPEETVELIRVQGGIAVAAHPFVSYREGLFTNVKFVDVDAMETLNSRYIFGYSNWRAKNMANERNIPQIGASDAHFLGAIGSCVTEVEADFSVDSIIKGILSGKTNVFGDRTPLPLILKEVINKKIRRI; this is encoded by the coding sequence GTGATCATTGACCCCCACATTCACAGTACCTACTCTGGAGACTCCACAGCCACGGTGAAAGATATTGTCAAGCATTCCCGTAAGATTGGCCTGGATGCCATTGCCATTGCTGATCACAACACCCTTAAGGGGTCAGAGGTTGCTTTAAAAGAATTCGGTAAAATGGATGATCTGGTGATCATACCGGCCATGGAAGTTTCCACCAGCAAGGGGCACATCGTGGCCCTGGGCATAAGTGAAGAAATACCCAAAGGAATCTCTCCTGAGGAAACAGTGGAACTCATCCGTGTTCAGGGGGGAATTGCAGTAGCAGCCCATCCATTTGTATCCTACCGGGAAGGACTGTTTACCAATGTGAAATTTGTGGATGTTGATGCCATGGAAACCCTTAACTCCCGTTATATATTCGGATACTCCAACTGGCGAGCTAAGAACATGGCCAATGAAAGGAACATCCCCCAGATCGGTGCCAGTGACGCCCACTTTTTAGGGGCCATTGGTAGCTGTGTTACTGAAGTGGAAGCAGATTTCTCAGTGGATAGTATTATCAAGGGTATACTTTCCGGTAAGACCAATGTGTTCGGAGACAGAACACCATTACCCCTCATACTTAAAGAAGTCATTAACAAGAAGATCAGACGAATTTGA
- a CDS encoding response regulator, producing the protein MASATILVVEDERITAEDIRAGLEFAGYKVPVICSTGEDAVQQAGRIEPNLVLMDIKLEGEMDGIEAAAQIRKFYDIPVIYLTAYSDEKTVERAKLTEPSGFLVKGQGMLSKPFDENELHAAIEITLYRHQMEKEHDQLASAMLLKTSEAVIATNSTGQIRFINTLAEKITGWTKDKALGKNIEEVFLPLSEIKDESSLEDVLAEGKPEIISRNGSRFMIKGTVTPIKDYKHEINGMVVSFQVQDD; encoded by the coding sequence ATGGCCAGTGCAACTATTCTAGTGGTGGAAGATGAAAGAATCACCGCAGAAGACATACGGGCAGGACTAGAGTTTGCAGGTTACAAAGTACCCGTAATATGTTCTACTGGTGAAGATGCCGTTCAACAGGCTGGACGAATTGAACCCAATTTAGTACTCATGGATATCAAATTAGAGGGTGAAATGGATGGTATTGAAGCAGCTGCCCAGATAAGGAAGTTCTACGACATCCCAGTAATTTATCTAACTGCTTATTCTGATGAAAAAACTGTTGAAAGAGCTAAATTAACAGAACCCTCTGGCTTTTTGGTTAAAGGGCAAGGAATGTTAAGCAAACCATTTGATGAGAATGAACTCCATGCAGCTATAGAAATCACATTATACCGTCATCAGATGGAAAAAGAACACGATCAGCTAGCATCGGCCATGCTACTGAAAACCAGTGAAGCGGTGATTGCAACCAATTCCACCGGTCAGATCAGATTCATCAATACCCTGGCTGAGAAGATAACTGGCTGGACTAAAGATAAAGCACTGGGTAAAAATATAGAAGAGGTTTTCCTACCTCTTTCTGAAATTAAGGATGAATCCTCCCTGGAAGATGTTCTGGCTGAGGGGAAACCAGAAATAATTTCTCGTAATGGTTCACGTTTCATGATTAAAGGCACTGTAACTCCTATAAAAGATTACAAGCATGAAATAAACGGTATGGTAGTATCATTTCAGGTTCAAGATGATTGA
- a CDS encoding DUF63 family protein, which translates to MVLDQVTQYIQENFVYLHPGYTTFNTIVFGIVLGLIILLIIKMFKWIDKDPQDLFIPLIPFIFFGSSARALVDNGIYPLTYILVTPGIYILTGLTAIFTLLASVLIERKIGWNYRYIIFAVGAAMCVPNLYYTQNINPVVVFQVIGTWALISAPFVLLGFKWSLLKDKFNLGVLLAHLLDASSTFIAVDYYGYGEQHVLPNALTQMADSAIVMFPLKIAVILPALYIIDTYVEDKTIRNMLKLAIFILGLAPGIRNFLSLAMGT; encoded by the coding sequence ATGGTTCTTGATCAAGTCACTCAGTACATCCAGGAGAACTTCGTCTACCTGCACCCGGGTTACACCACATTCAATACCATTGTTTTTGGTATAGTTCTGGGTCTAATAATTCTCCTAATCATTAAAATGTTTAAATGGATTGACAAGGACCCGCAGGATCTTTTCATACCCTTAATACCATTCATATTCTTCGGATCCAGTGCCAGGGCCCTGGTGGACAATGGTATATATCCCTTAACCTACATCCTGGTAACTCCAGGCATATACATATTAACTGGATTAACTGCAATATTCACCCTTTTAGCATCGGTTTTAATTGAACGCAAGATTGGGTGGAATTATCGCTACATCATATTTGCAGTGGGTGCAGCGATGTGTGTTCCAAACTTATATTACACTCAAAATATCAATCCAGTGGTAGTATTCCAGGTAATTGGAACATGGGCTTTAATTTCTGCACCATTCGTACTACTTGGTTTTAAATGGAGTCTTTTAAAGGACAAGTTTAACCTGGGTGTTCTTTTAGCTCACCTTCTGGATGCCAGTTCCACCTTTATAGCAGTGGATTACTATGGTTATGGTGAGCAGCACGTCCTGCCCAATGCCCTCACCCAGATGGCGGACAGTGCCATTGTAATGTTCCCTCTTAAAATAGCAGTTATACTACCTGCCCTCTACATAATCGATACTTATGTCGAGGATAAGACCATCAGAAACATGTTAAAACTGGCTATATTTATTCTGGGATTGGCACCGGGCATCAGGAATTTCCTGAGCCTGGCAATGGGAACATGA
- the albA gene encoding DNA-binding protein Alba — protein MSEENVVYIGNKPVMNYVLAVVTQMNGGTNEVILKARGRAISRAVDVAEIVRNRFITDVNIGGIEICTEEIMNNEGTSTNVSAIEIQLAKEFSK, from the coding sequence ATGTCAGAGGAAAATGTGGTGTACATTGGAAACAAACCGGTAATGAACTATGTATTAGCTGTAGTAACACAGATGAACGGCGGTACCAACGAAGTAATACTAAAAGCCAGAGGACGAGCCATCTCTAGAGCAGTGGATGTTGCAGAGATAGTCAGAAACAGATTCATAACTGATGTGAATATTGGAGGCATTGAAATATGCACAGAAGAAATTATGAATAATGAAGGGACCTCCACAAATGTTTCGGCCATTGAAATACAGCTTGCAAAGGAGTTCAGTAAATAG
- a CDS encoding TrpB-like pyridoxal phosphate-dependent enzyme: MYSVKLTEKEIPKKWYNIAADLPVEFPAYDQTEEGKQLENLPKIFSKGVLEQELSTERYIKIPKEVRNLYKQMGRPTPLVRAKALEDHLDTPAKIFYKREDTSPTGSHKLNTAIAQAYYAKKDGIERLTTETGAGQWGTALSLACNLMDMECTVYMVKVSFNQKPYRKTIMQLYNGEVLASPTDRTEFGRKVLKENPEHPGTLGVAISEAIEDALNDEKVNYSLGSVLNHVMLHQTVIGQETQKQLEIFDESPDVMVACVGGGSNFAGAIFPFVKDQLDEKIDCKFIAAEPSHCPTLTQGEYCYDFGDTAGLTPLIKMYTMGHDFIPPSDHAGGLRYHGMSPLVALLVNQGIVEARAVEQNDIFKSGVTFARTEGIVPAPETCHAIKIGIDEALECKKTGEEKNIVVNFSGHGLLDLKGYDDYLEGKIVD; encoded by the coding sequence ATGTACAGTGTAAAATTAACTGAAAAAGAAATTCCCAAAAAATGGTACAACATCGCCGCGGATTTACCAGTAGAGTTCCCGGCCTACGATCAGACCGAAGAAGGAAAACAGCTGGAAAATCTGCCTAAAATATTCTCCAAAGGAGTATTAGAACAGGAATTATCCACAGAACGTTACATTAAGATCCCAAAGGAAGTTAGAAACCTTTACAAACAGATGGGTCGACCCACTCCCCTGGTTAGAGCCAAAGCTCTGGAAGATCATCTGGACACCCCTGCCAAAATATTCTACAAAAGGGAAGACACCTCCCCCACTGGAAGTCACAAATTAAACACAGCAATAGCCCAGGCATACTACGCTAAAAAAGATGGTATTGAACGTTTAACCACCGAAACCGGGGCAGGACAATGGGGAACTGCTCTTTCACTGGCTTGTAACCTCATGGATATGGAGTGCACAGTTTACATGGTTAAGGTATCATTCAACCAGAAACCTTACCGTAAAACAATCATGCAACTCTACAATGGAGAGGTATTAGCATCCCCAACCGATAGAACTGAATTCGGTAGAAAAGTGCTTAAAGAAAATCCAGAGCATCCCGGAACCCTGGGAGTGGCCATATCCGAAGCAATCGAAGACGCACTAAATGATGAAAAAGTGAATTACTCCTTAGGAAGCGTTTTAAACCACGTTATGTTACATCAGACCGTGATCGGACAAGAAACCCAGAAACAACTGGAAATATTCGATGAATCCCCAGATGTTATGGTGGCATGTGTTGGTGGTGGCAGTAACTTTGCCGGAGCCATATTCCCCTTCGTCAAAGACCAGCTGGATGAAAAAATCGACTGTAAATTCATTGCCGCCGAACCATCCCACTGCCCAACCCTGACCCAGGGAGAATACTGCTATGACTTCGGAGACACCGCCGGGCTCACCCCACTCATTAAGATGTACACCATGGGACACGACTTCATACCACCCTCAGACCATGCTGGAGGACTCAGGTACCACGGTATGTCACCTTTAGTGGCTCTTCTGGTTAACCAGGGTATTGTGGAAGCAAGAGCTGTGGAACAGAACGATATCTTCAAGAGCGGAGTGACCTTCGCCAGAACAGAAGGAATAGTACCTGCACCAGAGACCTGTCACGCCATAAAAATCGGAATAGATGAAGCATTAGAATGCAAGAAGACTGGTGAAGAGAAAAACATAGTGGTTAACTTCTCTGGCCACGGACTTCTGGATCTTAAAGGTTATGATGATTATCTAGAAGGTAAAATAGTAGATTAA
- a CDS encoding 2-isopropylmalate synthase — translation MYIDKVKKEMKIPEKVRIFDTTLRDGEQTPGVAITPDEKIRIAKRLDRLGVDVIEVGFPAASLGEQKAAQEIKGLELNAKVCGLARVLQEDLDAAINSDVDYIHTFIGTSPLHREFKLHMGQEEILAKSVEAVEYIKDHGIIAEFSAEDATRTEFEYLKEVYTAVEDAGADVINIPDTVGVMVPSSMRQLVADIKNVVNIPISVHCHDDFGLAVANSLAAVEAGAQQVHATINGLGERAGNTSLEEVVMALMTTYGVKTNITTELLVGTSELVSRITGVKMPPNKAIVGENAFAHEAGIHVHGVLQNAETYEPMKPEMVGHTRRIVMGKHSGARSIRSKLDEYDIEMDEDQFCTLYDQVKKLGDKGKMVTDADLQALAETVLGKPKEEKVKLEGFTVMTGDNVLPTATVKLNMDGKIKTAAKTGVGPVDAAINAIQDLVRETADIELKEYHIEAITGGTNALAEVFVIMTDGEGNSATGRSTVEDVVMASVEAVLDAINKILIAR, via the coding sequence ATGTACATAGATAAAGTAAAAAAAGAAATGAAAATACCTGAAAAGGTAAGAATATTCGATACCACCCTCCGTGATGGTGAACAAACACCAGGGGTGGCTATAACGCCGGACGAAAAGATTAGAATAGCCAAGAGGCTGGATCGTCTGGGAGTGGATGTTATAGAAGTGGGTTTCCCAGCAGCATCACTGGGTGAGCAGAAGGCTGCACAGGAAATTAAAGGTCTGGAACTTAATGCAAAAGTATGTGGTTTGGCTAGAGTACTGCAGGAAGACTTAGATGCAGCTATAAATTCTGATGTGGATTACATTCACACTTTTATAGGTACATCTCCATTACACAGGGAATTTAAGTTACACATGGGTCAGGAGGAAATACTGGCTAAATCAGTGGAAGCAGTGGAATACATCAAGGATCATGGTATCATAGCAGAGTTCTCAGCCGAAGATGCCACCAGAACTGAGTTTGAATACTTGAAAGAAGTTTACACTGCAGTGGAGGATGCTGGGGCAGATGTGATCAATATTCCCGACACAGTGGGGGTCATGGTACCCTCCTCAATGCGCCAGCTGGTAGCGGATATTAAAAACGTGGTGAACATTCCCATAAGTGTGCACTGTCACGATGACTTTGGACTGGCAGTGGCCAACAGCCTGGCAGCAGTGGAAGCCGGAGCCCAGCAAGTCCACGCCACCATCAACGGTCTGGGGGAAAGAGCAGGAAACACCTCCCTTGAAGAGGTGGTCATGGCATTAATGACTACTTATGGTGTTAAAACTAATATAACAACCGAACTCTTAGTGGGAACCTCGGAACTGGTTTCCAGAATCACTGGAGTGAAAATGCCACCTAACAAGGCCATTGTGGGGGAGAATGCATTCGCCCATGAAGCAGGTATACATGTCCATGGGGTATTACAGAATGCTGAGACCTATGAACCAATGAAACCGGAAATGGTAGGACACACCCGCCGTATAGTCATGGGAAAACACTCAGGGGCCCGTTCCATAAGGTCAAAACTTGATGAATACGATATTGAGATGGATGAAGACCAGTTCTGCACATTATATGACCAGGTGAAGAAGCTGGGAGATAAGGGTAAAATGGTTACCGACGCCGATCTCCAGGCACTGGCCGAAACTGTGCTGGGAAAACCCAAAGAAGAAAAGGTCAAACTGGAGGGCTTCACTGTGATGACCGGGGACAACGTACTTCCCACAGCCACAGTTAAACTGAACATGGATGGTAAGATAAAAACAGCTGCAAAAACTGGTGTGGGGCCAGTTGATGCTGCTATAAATGCTATACAAGATTTAGTAAGGGAAACTGCTGATATAGAACTCAAAGAATATCATATTGAAGCAATAACCGGTGGTACCAATGCTCTGGCAGAAGTTTTTGTAATCATGACTGATGGTGAAGGTAACAGTGCCACTGGACGGTCGACTGTGGAAGACGTGGTCATGGCCAGTGTTGAAGCAGTTTTAGATGCAATTAACAAAATCCTTATTGCAAGATAA
- a CDS encoding PQQ-binding-like beta-propeller repeat protein, whose protein sequence is MDIGKKQILLGFMITCLMASPMGIATVAGADWSSFHENAQHTGFIDQAADFTPTVWYFNTQGAIKSSPAIMNKIIYFGSNDGHVYAVNMEDGTKLWDYKTDGAVVSSPALAGDVLYVGSSDGYLYAQDTKNGDVKWKYKTGNAIESSPLIQGNRAYVGSDDGRIYAIDINNGTKVWEYNTGNAIKSSPVISGSTLFVGSDDGKIYALNINNGNKTWEYTTGDKVESSPAVMNDVVYVGSNDGKVYALNTSDGTLQWNYDMGKAVASSPTIDTNDNSLFIGADNGKMMCLDTRNGVEKWNYTASGAVQTTAAITGNKIVFGSDGGTVYIVNKYNGNEEWTYNPGYGILNQPMQSSPATYGNMIYIGADDGSMYALNNDKKTAPMSVYVYYIGGAIIVIIALLLIGRTVRNRRKKDE, encoded by the coding sequence ATGGATATTGGAAAAAAGCAAATCCTTCTCGGATTTATGATAACATGCCTTATGGCATCGCCAATGGGCATAGCGACAGTTGCAGGTGCAGATTGGAGTTCATTCCATGAAAATGCCCAGCATACAGGTTTTATTGACCAGGCCGCAGATTTCACACCTACAGTATGGTATTTCAATACACAGGGAGCTATAAAATCATCCCCCGCCATAATGAACAAAATAATCTATTTTGGTTCTAACGACGGTCATGTTTACGCAGTTAACATGGAAGACGGTACCAAACTTTGGGACTATAAGACTGACGGGGCAGTAGTATCCTCTCCAGCCCTGGCAGGAGATGTTCTTTATGTGGGATCATCAGATGGATACCTCTACGCTCAGGATACCAAAAATGGTGATGTGAAATGGAAATACAAAACAGGTAACGCCATAGAGTCTTCACCACTGATTCAGGGTAACCGTGCCTATGTTGGATCAGACGATGGACGAATTTACGCAATAGATATTAACAATGGAACCAAAGTATGGGAATACAACACAGGTAATGCCATCAAATCATCCCCAGTCATCTCTGGAAGCACACTGTTTGTTGGATCAGATGATGGAAAAATATACGCTCTGAATATAAACAATGGTAATAAGACGTGGGAATACACCACTGGAGATAAAGTGGAATCATCCCCAGCAGTGATGAACGATGTGGTCTATGTTGGATCCAATGATGGAAAAGTATACGCACTTAATACCTCCGATGGAACACTCCAGTGGAACTACGATATGGGCAAAGCAGTTGCTTCTTCACCAACAATCGATACCAACGACAACAGCCTGTTTATAGGGGCTGATAATGGTAAGATGATGTGTTTGGACACCCGAAATGGTGTGGAAAAATGGAATTACACCGCCAGCGGTGCAGTGCAGACCACAGCCGCCATTACCGGTAACAAAATTGTATTTGGATCAGATGGAGGTACAGTTTACATAGTGAACAAATACAATGGTAACGAAGAGTGGACCTACAATCCAGGCTATGGTATTCTTAATCAGCCTATGCAGTCTTCTCCAGCAACCTATGGAAACATGATCTACATTGGTGCAGATGATGGATCCATGTATGCCCTCAACAACGACAAAAAAACCGCTCCAATGTCAGTATACGTCTACTACATCGGTGGGGCAATTATAGTCATAATCGCCCTTTTACTGATTGGTAGAACTGTACGCAACCGACGAAAAAAGGATGAATAA
- a CDS encoding bifunctional 5,6,7,8-tetrahydromethanopterin hydro-lyase/3-hexulose-6-phosphate synthase: protein MYQIGEALIGNGNEIAHIDLVIGDKNGPVGAAFVNNMSNLSLGHTPLLSVVRPNLMTKPATLIVPKVSVRCLDDANKIFGPAQTAVGRAVADAVEEGILPKEDAEDMVLIISVFIHPEASDYRKIYQYNYGATKLALRRAMEGYPSVNKVLAEKDRGAHPVMGFKVTRLWKPPYLQVALDLDNMQEMERIIDSLPDRERILIEAGTPLVKKFGVGIISKIRELKKDAFIIADLKTLDVGRVEVKMAADETADAVAISGLGTQESIEKAIHEAQKQGIYSILDMMNVDNFTEKLETLNLKPDIVLLHRNVDLETMKAERGEEQAAMTEWGNINQIKDILGDNGLVAVAGGIVPKKMDQALDSGADIIVVGRYIIGSRDVRHAAEDFLEKMPQDPDTMRLALDEDESI from the coding sequence ATGTACCAGATAGGGGAAGCCTTAATCGGAAACGGAAATGAAATTGCTCACATTGATCTAGTAATTGGAGACAAAAACGGGCCAGTAGGCGCTGCCTTCGTGAATAATATGTCAAATCTTTCACTGGGCCACACACCATTGCTCTCAGTTGTCAGACCTAACCTGATGACCAAACCAGCAACACTCATAGTGCCCAAAGTCAGTGTACGATGTCTTGATGATGCCAACAAGATATTTGGACCAGCTCAAACCGCAGTAGGTAGAGCAGTGGCTGATGCAGTGGAAGAAGGTATATTACCAAAAGAAGATGCCGAAGACATGGTTCTGATCATCAGTGTGTTTATTCATCCTGAAGCCTCAGATTACCGTAAAATCTACCAGTACAACTACGGAGCAACCAAACTAGCCCTGAGAAGAGCAATGGAAGGATATCCATCCGTAAATAAAGTATTAGCAGAAAAAGACAGAGGAGCGCATCCAGTTATGGGTTTCAAAGTAACCAGACTATGGAAGCCACCGTACCTGCAGGTAGCACTTGACCTGGACAACATGCAGGAAATGGAACGCATCATAGACAGCTTACCCGACAGGGAAAGAATCCTGATAGAAGCAGGAACCCCACTGGTTAAGAAGTTTGGAGTGGGAATCATCAGCAAGATCAGGGAACTCAAGAAGGATGCCTTCATCATTGCCGACCTCAAGACCCTGGATGTTGGCCGTGTAGAAGTTAAAATGGCAGCAGATGAAACTGCAGATGCAGTGGCTATATCCGGACTTGGTACCCAGGAATCCATTGAAAAAGCAATCCACGAAGCCCAGAAACAGGGAATTTACTCCATACTGGACATGATGAATGTGGACAACTTCACTGAAAAACTGGAAACCCTCAATTTAAAACCAGACATCGTCCTCTTACACCGTAACGTGGACCTGGAAACCATGAAAGCTGAACGTGGTGAAGAACAGGCAGCCATGACCGAATGGGGTAACATTAACCAGATCAAGGACATTCTGGGCGATAATGGTCTGGTGGCAGTAGCCGGGGGTATTGTTCCTAAAAAGATGGATCAGGCCTTAGACAGTGGTGCGGACATTATTGTGGTGGGCCGTTACATCATCGGTTCCAGAGATGTACGCCACGCAGCCGAGGACTTCCTGGAAAAAATGCCCCAGGACCCTGACACCATGCGACTGGCTTTAGACGAAGACGAATCAATATAA
- a CDS encoding DUF1786 domain-containing protein produces the protein MKILAIDVGTGTQDIMLYDSYESMENAVKMVLPSPTQIMANRIKKHHHDLFLSGETMGGGPINKAIKTHLDKGYRVVMTENSARTVRDDLERVRSTGVEIIQGTEKHPEIPELELKDVDLTAIRDALSNFDVELDFDRIGVAVQDHGYQAGTGDRNFRFQKIREKLDIPRAPEEFAYPGEIPEYFTRMQGVKRTLKGYQPLIMDSKFASICGATLDPLVSQMDKYVAIDVGNGHTLAASFMDGKIHGVFEHHTGILTPKRIEELVKRLSEGTITHEEVHDEHGHGAWVVDAIGSFECVVATGPKRAILAETDLNVHNAAPGGDVMMTGPAGLIKSIASCK, from the coding sequence ATGAAAATACTGGCAATAGATGTGGGTACCGGGACCCAGGATATAATGCTATATGATTCTTATGAATCAATGGAGAATGCAGTGAAGATGGTTCTTCCTTCTCCTACACAAATAATGGCCAACAGGATAAAAAAACATCATCATGACCTGTTTTTGAGTGGTGAAACCATGGGTGGGGGTCCCATAAATAAGGCCATAAAAACTCATCTTGATAAAGGTTACCGGGTGGTGATGACCGAAAATTCAGCCAGAACAGTCCGGGATGACCTGGAACGGGTAAGGTCTACCGGAGTGGAAATTATTCAGGGAACAGAAAAACATCCCGAAATCCCAGAATTAGAGCTAAAAGATGTTGATTTAACTGCAATCCGGGATGCTCTTTCGAATTTTGATGTGGAACTTGATTTTGACCGTATTGGGGTGGCAGTGCAGGATCATGGTTACCAGGCAGGAACTGGTGACCGGAACTTCCGTTTCCAGAAGATAAGGGAGAAACTTGACATTCCACGGGCACCGGAAGAGTTTGCCTATCCTGGTGAAATCCCAGAATACTTCACTCGTATGCAGGGAGTTAAGAGAACCCTTAAAGGTTACCAACCACTTATAATGGATTCTAAATTCGCTTCTATTTGTGGAGCAACTCTGGATCCTCTAGTCAGTCAGATGGATAAATACGTGGCTATTGATGTTGGTAACGGACACACACTGGCGGCTTCTTTTATGGATGGGAAGATTCATGGAGTTTTTGAGCATCATACTGGTATTTTAACTCCTAAACGAATAGAAGAACTTGTAAAACGGTTATCTGAAGGTACTATCACTCATGAGGAGGTTCATGATGAACATGGACATGGGGCATGGGTGGTGGATGCCATAGGATCATTTGAATGTGTGGTGGCCACTGGGCCAAAGCGTGCCATACTGGCTGAGACAGATTTAAATGTACACAACGCTGCTCCAGGGGGAGATGTGATGATGACTGGGCCGGCAGGACTGATAAAATCTATTGCATCATGTAAATAA
- a CDS encoding response regulator — protein MANANILIVEDERITAEDMKRALNSVGFNVPAIVSSGEEAIKAAEELKVDLVIMDIKLEGEMDGIQAAEKIRSKLGIPIIYLTAYSDEKTVQRAKVTEPSGFILKQPYGFLRKPFEESELNTAIEITLYRDRLEKKLRKHDKWLGAMLRSISDGVIATDPHGQVRFMNSMAEELTGWLEEDALGHDVRDIFKPMDYKFPRGEDISITESRFKRAILPTKDGSKLTVDGSVTLIKDFEDNIDGFVVIFRSIDQ, from the coding sequence ATGGCCAATGCAAATATCCTGATAGTGGAAGATGAGAGGATAACTGCTGAAGACATGAAAAGAGCATTAAACAGTGTTGGTTTTAATGTGCCCGCCATTGTGTCTTCTGGTGAAGAAGCTATTAAGGCAGCCGAAGAGTTAAAGGTTGATCTGGTGATCATGGATATTAAACTGGAAGGTGAAATGGATGGTATCCAGGCTGCAGAGAAGATCCGTTCCAAACTGGGAATTCCCATTATCTACCTGACTGCCTACTCTGATGAAAAAACAGTTCAAAGGGCCAAAGTAACCGAACCTTCTGGATTTATTCTCAAACAACCATATGGATTTTTACGCAAACCATTTGAAGAAAGTGAACTCAACACCGCCATTGAAATAACCCTTTACCGGGATCGGCTGGAAAAAAAGCTCCGAAAACATGATAAATGGTTGGGGGCTATGCTCAGAAGCATCAGTGATGGGGTGATTGCCACGGATCCCCATGGTCAGGTAAGATTCATGAATTCAATGGCTGAAGAATTAACAGGCTGGCTGGAAGAAGATGCTTTAGGTCATGATGTACGTGACATATTCAAACCCATGGATTACAAATTCCCCCGGGGTGAGGATATTTCTATTACTGAATCTCGTTTTAAAAGAGCCATTCTGCCAACCAAAGATGGAAGCAAATTAACAGTTGATGGAAGTGTGACCCTCATTAAAGACTTTGAAGATAATATTGATGGTTTTGTGGTAATATTCCGCTCAATTGACCAGTGA